From one Streptomyces mobaraensis genomic stretch:
- a CDS encoding sensor histidine kinase, which produces MKRMGEEIEQMKAPGRRAFIPWLFALSGDTVHMLLGDMPLPWLAGLGELAFAGLYVTAVFAALDEHRRYTRVPVLALIGLAALAFALNMGYGAYWQMCFPLLSVATGMVLRHRQRLMAAALGTLGVTCGLSWLVRPDDDSAGSVLAVSWGTALGGLVAAAVLNLFETIAVLRDTREELAHAAVERERLRFSRDLHDLLGHTMSVIVVKAEAVRRLGPRNLEAALGQAADIEAVGRQALTEIREAVTGYREGSLTTELDNARSLLDASGITAEIRQSGPPLPPQTGVLLGWVVREGVTNVVRHSGASRCEIEVRGKPDRVHLEITDNGTGVGSAEPSATPTGGNGLKGLTERLATAGGSLSAGPDGRRGFRLVAELPVDEEPYAKPGDPNANSDQSGDRRGEKERAA; this is translated from the coding sequence ATGAAGCGCATGGGCGAGGAAATCGAACAGATGAAGGCGCCCGGCAGGCGGGCCTTCATCCCGTGGCTCTTCGCCCTCAGCGGCGACACCGTGCACATGCTCCTCGGCGACATGCCGCTGCCCTGGCTCGCCGGACTGGGCGAACTGGCCTTCGCCGGCCTGTACGTGACCGCCGTCTTCGCCGCCCTCGACGAGCACCGGCGCTACACCCGCGTCCCGGTCCTGGCCCTGATCGGGCTGGCCGCGCTCGCGTTCGCCCTCAACATGGGCTACGGCGCCTACTGGCAGATGTGCTTCCCTCTGCTGTCCGTCGCCACCGGCATGGTGCTGCGCCACCGGCAGCGCCTGATGGCCGCCGCCCTGGGCACGCTCGGAGTCACCTGCGGACTGTCCTGGCTGGTCCGGCCCGACGACGACAGCGCGGGCAGCGTCCTCGCCGTCAGCTGGGGGACGGCCCTGGGCGGCCTGGTCGCGGCGGCCGTCCTCAACCTCTTCGAGACCATCGCCGTCCTGCGCGACACCCGCGAGGAACTGGCCCACGCCGCCGTCGAACGCGAGCGCCTGCGCTTCTCCCGCGACCTGCACGACCTCCTCGGGCACACCATGTCCGTGATCGTCGTCAAGGCGGAGGCGGTACGCCGGCTCGGCCCGCGGAACCTGGAGGCCGCGCTCGGCCAGGCCGCCGACATCGAGGCGGTCGGCCGCCAGGCGCTCACCGAGATCCGCGAGGCGGTCACCGGCTACCGCGAGGGCAGCCTCACCACCGAGCTGGACAACGCCCGTTCGCTGCTCGACGCGTCCGGCATCACCGCCGAGATCCGGCAGTCCGGCCCGCCGCTCCCCCCGCAGACCGGGGTGCTGCTGGGCTGGGTGGTGCGCGAGGGCGTCACCAACGTCGTCCGGCACAGCGGCGCCTCGCGCTGCGAGATAGAGGTGCGCGGCAAACCCGACCGGGTACACCTGGAAATCACCGACAACGGCACGGGCGTAGGCTCGGCGGAGCCCTCGGCCACGCCTACGGGCGGCAACGGCCTCAAGGGCCTCACCGAGCGGCTGGCCACCGCCGGCGGCTCCCTGAGCGCCGGGCCCGACGGCCGGCGCGGCTTCCGGCTCGTGGCCGAACTCCCGGTGGACGAGGAGCCGTACGCCAAACCAGGCGACCCGAATGCGAACAGCGACCAGAGCGGCGACAGGCGCGGCGAGAAGGAGCGAGCGGCGTGA
- a CDS encoding MaoC/PaaZ C-terminal domain-containing protein, whose amino-acid sequence MPIDAAKATAAEPRTVSLSWDHKDVLLYHLGIGAGVPATDPAELRYTLESGLHVLPSFATVAGGGMALAAGLSTPGIDVDLARVLHGGHHITLHRPLPVRADGVTQTSRVAAVYDKGKAAVIVLRTDVDDVDGPLWRGDARIYVRGEGGFGGERGESARLGLPGRAPDLVVERAVREDQALLYRLSGDWNPLHADPEFAARAGFHRPILHGLCTYGMTLKAVVDTVLEGRVDRVRSYATRFAGVVYPGETLRVRMWRDTPGPGRVQVSVTVVERDDAEVLADTVVDHV is encoded by the coding sequence ATGCCCATCGACGCAGCCAAGGCCACGGCCGCCGAACCGCGGACCGTCTCCCTCTCCTGGGATCACAAGGACGTCCTCCTCTACCACCTCGGCATCGGCGCGGGCGTCCCCGCCACCGACCCCGCCGAGCTCCGCTACACCCTGGAGAGCGGGCTGCACGTCCTGCCCTCCTTCGCCACCGTGGCGGGCGGCGGGATGGCCCTCGCGGCCGGGCTCTCCACGCCCGGCATCGACGTCGACCTCGCCCGGGTGCTCCACGGTGGGCACCACATCACCCTGCACCGGCCGCTGCCCGTCCGCGCCGACGGCGTCACCCAGACCTCGCGCGTCGCCGCCGTGTACGACAAGGGCAAGGCGGCCGTCATCGTGCTGCGCACCGACGTCGACGACGTGGACGGGCCGCTCTGGCGCGGCGATGCGCGGATCTACGTCCGCGGGGAGGGCGGCTTCGGCGGTGAGCGCGGCGAGTCGGCGCGGCTCGGACTCCCCGGCCGCGCACCGGACCTGGTGGTGGAGCGGGCCGTCCGCGAGGACCAGGCGCTGCTCTACCGGCTGTCGGGGGACTGGAACCCCCTGCACGCCGACCCGGAGTTCGCCGCCCGCGCCGGTTTCCACCGGCCGATCCTGCACGGGCTCTGCACCTACGGGATGACCCTCAAGGCGGTCGTGGACACGGTGCTGGAGGGGCGGGTCGACCGGGTCCGCTCGTACGCCACCCGCTTCGCCGGGGTCGTCTACCCGGGGGAGACGCTGCGGGTGCGGATGTGGCGCGATACGCCCGGCCCCGGGCGGGTCCAGGTGTCCGTGACGGTCGTGGAGCGGGACGACGCGGAGGTGCTGGCGGACACGGTCGTCGACCACGTCTGA
- a CDS encoding ABC transporter substrate-binding protein has protein sequence MPLRRRGTAAAALALAAALSLTACGSDGDDKGKDGGAGSKDVAQGGKDFGKAADLTRNMGTDAAAGQFPRTVTHALGKTEIKAKPKRVVVLDVGELDNVVSLGIKPVGYAPAEGGDGIPSYLRKDAGDPKSVGTINGLNLEAINNLHPDLILGSKLRAEKHYKDLSKIAPTVFSVRPGFTWKENYLLNAAALDETAKAKANLAAYEAKAKKLGEDVGEKKPTISMVRYMPQFTRLYAQKSFIGTVLKDAGLPRPKNQQADELAVQIGPEKIDQADADWIFTGVYGAPDRTKRDVARDNPLWKNLKAVKEGRARDVSDETWYLGLGVTAANSVLDDLRGFLVK, from the coding sequence ATGCCCCTCCGCCGCCGCGGTACGGCCGCCGCAGCCCTCGCCCTCGCCGCCGCGCTCTCGCTGACGGCCTGTGGATCGGACGGGGACGACAAGGGGAAGGACGGCGGCGCCGGGTCGAAGGACGTGGCCCAGGGCGGCAAGGACTTCGGCAAGGCCGCCGACCTCACCAGGAACATGGGCACCGACGCCGCCGCCGGGCAGTTCCCCCGGACCGTCACCCACGCGCTCGGCAAGACCGAGATCAAGGCCAAGCCGAAGCGGGTCGTCGTCCTGGACGTCGGCGAGCTCGACAACGTCGTCTCGCTGGGCATCAAGCCCGTCGGCTACGCGCCCGCCGAGGGCGGCGACGGCATCCCGTCGTACCTGCGCAAGGACGCCGGCGACCCCAAGAGCGTCGGCACCATCAACGGCCTCAACCTGGAGGCGATCAACAACCTCCACCCCGACCTGATCCTTGGCAGCAAGCTCCGCGCGGAGAAGCACTACAAGGACCTGTCGAAGATCGCGCCGACCGTCTTCTCCGTCCGCCCCGGCTTCACCTGGAAGGAGAACTACCTCCTCAACGCCGCCGCCCTCGACGAGACGGCGAAGGCCAAGGCCAACCTCGCCGCGTACGAGGCGAAGGCGAAGAAGCTCGGCGAGGACGTCGGCGAGAAGAAGCCGACCATCAGCATGGTCCGCTACATGCCGCAGTTCACCCGGCTGTACGCGCAGAAGTCGTTCATCGGCACCGTCCTCAAGGACGCCGGCCTGCCCCGCCCCAAGAACCAGCAGGCCGACGAGCTCGCCGTGCAGATAGGCCCCGAGAAGATCGACCAGGCCGACGCCGACTGGATCTTCACCGGCGTCTACGGCGCCCCCGACCGCACCAAGCGCGACGTCGCCCGCGACAACCCGCTGTGGAAGAACCTGAAGGCGGTCAAGGAGGGGCGGGCCCGCGACGTCAGTGACGAGACGTGGTACCTGGGGCTGGGGGTCACGGCGGCGAACAGCGTGCTGGACGATCTGCGGGGCTTCCTGGTGAAGTAA
- a CDS encoding Nif3-like dinuclear metal center hexameric protein produces the protein MPVLSEVIAALDALWPPERAEQWDAVGTVCGDPDAHVGRVLFAVDPVQDVVDEAVKLGADLVVTHHPLYLRGTTTVSAGTFKGRAVHTLIKNDIALHVAHTNADRADPGVSDALAGALDLRVIGPLVPDPTDPTGRRGLGRICEPVTPLTLAEFGERCAARLPATAQGVRVAGDPRRVLRTVAVCGGSGDSLFDEVRAAGVDAYVTADLRHHPVSEARQHSPLALVDAAHWATEWPWAEQAAAQLDEISDRHGWGLRTHVSRLVTDPWTAHAASSAPTDHSDHQ, from the coding sequence GTGCCCGTACTGTCTGAAGTCATCGCCGCCCTCGACGCCCTCTGGCCCCCGGAGCGGGCCGAGCAGTGGGACGCCGTCGGTACGGTCTGCGGCGACCCCGACGCCCACGTCGGCCGGGTCCTCTTCGCCGTGGACCCCGTCCAGGACGTCGTCGACGAGGCCGTGAAGCTCGGCGCCGACCTGGTCGTCACCCACCACCCCCTCTATCTGCGCGGGACGACCACGGTCTCGGCCGGCACTTTCAAGGGCCGCGCCGTGCACACCCTGATCAAGAACGACATCGCGCTGCACGTCGCCCACACCAACGCCGACCGCGCGGACCCGGGTGTCTCCGACGCCCTCGCCGGCGCCCTCGACCTGCGGGTCATCGGCCCCCTGGTGCCGGATCCCACCGACCCCACGGGCCGCCGCGGCCTCGGCCGCATCTGCGAGCCGGTCACGCCGCTGACCCTCGCCGAGTTCGGCGAGCGCTGCGCGGCCCGGCTGCCCGCGACCGCGCAGGGCGTCCGCGTCGCCGGCGACCCGCGGCGGGTGCTGCGGACCGTCGCCGTCTGCGGCGGCTCCGGCGACTCCCTCTTCGACGAGGTCCGGGCCGCGGGCGTCGACGCGTACGTCACCGCCGACCTGCGGCACCACCCCGTCTCCGAGGCGCGGCAGCACAGCCCGCTCGCCCTCGTCGACGCCGCGCACTGGGCCACCGAGTGGCCCTGGGCCGAGCAGGCCGCCGCCCAGCTCGACGAGATCTCCGACCGGCACGGCTGGGGCCTGCGCACCCATGTCTCGCGCCTGGTCACCGACCCCTGGACCGCCCACGCGGCGTCCTCCGCCCCCACCGATCACTCCGATCACCAGTAA
- a CDS encoding zinc ribbon domain-containing protein — MNAAPADQIRLLDLQALDTRLGQLAHKRRSLPEHAEIQALEGDLTQHRDLLVAAQTEESDTAREQSKAEQDVDQVRKRAARDQQRLDSGAGMTPKDLENLQHEVASLAKRQGDLEDVVLEIMERREAAQERVTELTARVEAVQGKVDAAVARRDEALAEIDAEVAKVTKERGLVADSVPADLLKLYDKLREKEGGVGAARLYQRRCEGCRLELNITEVNEVRAAAADAVVRCENCRRILVRTPESGL, encoded by the coding sequence CTGAACGCCGCGCCCGCCGACCAGATCCGCCTCCTGGATCTCCAGGCCCTCGACACCCGCCTCGGTCAGCTCGCCCACAAGCGCCGGTCCCTGCCCGAGCACGCCGAGATCCAGGCCCTCGAAGGGGACCTCACCCAGCACCGTGACCTCCTCGTCGCCGCGCAGACCGAGGAGAGCGACACCGCCCGCGAGCAGTCCAAGGCCGAGCAGGACGTCGACCAGGTCCGCAAGCGCGCCGCCCGCGACCAGCAGCGGCTCGACTCCGGCGCCGGGATGACCCCCAAGGACCTGGAGAACCTCCAGCACGAGGTCGCCTCCCTCGCCAAGCGCCAGGGCGACCTGGAGGACGTCGTCCTGGAGATCATGGAGCGCCGCGAGGCCGCCCAGGAGCGCGTCACCGAGCTGACCGCCCGGGTCGAGGCCGTCCAGGGCAAGGTCGACGCGGCCGTCGCGCGCCGCGACGAGGCCCTGGCCGAGATCGACGCCGAGGTCGCCAAGGTGACGAAGGAGCGCGGCCTCGTCGCCGACTCCGTCCCCGCCGACCTGCTGAAGCTCTACGACAAGCTGCGCGAGAAGGAGGGCGGCGTCGGCGCGGCCCGCCTCTACCAGCGCCGCTGTGAGGGCTGCCGCCTGGAGCTCAACATCACCGAGGTCAACGAGGTGCGCGCCGCCGCCGCGGACGCGGTCGTCCGCTGTGAGAACTGCCGCCGGATCCTGGTCCGCACCCCCGAGTCGGGGCTGTAG
- a CDS encoding bifunctional RNase H/acid phosphatase, translated as MAHRFVVEADGGSRGNPGPAGYGAVVLDAATGEVVAEAAEFIGTATNNVAEYKGLIAGLEAARALDPDAEITVRMDSKLVVEQMSGRWKIKHPDMRPLAARARLVFPVDHVVYEWIPRERNKHADRLANEAMDAGKRGLPWEPSGRPRPDVSASDAAAPVEPAPVGPAPAEPLGEPLGEPKAAPLGWAAPADLGAPTTFVLLRHGETALTPQKRFSGSGGSDPGLSPAGRRQAEAVAAALAARGTIQAVVSSPLRRCRETAGAVASRLGLDVHIEEGLREADFGAWEGLTFAEVQERHPADLDAWLASTKAAPTGDGESFAAVARRVALARDRLLTRYAGRTVLLVSHVTPIKSLVRLALGAPPESLFKMELSAASLSAVAYYADGNTSLRLLNDTSHLR; from the coding sequence ATGGCCCACCGCTTCGTCGTCGAGGCCGACGGCGGCTCCCGGGGCAACCCGGGTCCCGCCGGGTACGGCGCGGTCGTGCTCGACGCGGCGACCGGCGAGGTCGTCGCCGAGGCCGCCGAGTTCATCGGCACCGCCACCAACAACGTGGCCGAGTACAAGGGGCTGATCGCCGGTCTGGAGGCCGCGCGGGCGCTCGACCCGGACGCGGAGATCACCGTGCGGATGGACTCCAAGCTCGTCGTGGAGCAGATGTCCGGCCGCTGGAAGATCAAGCACCCGGACATGCGGCCGCTGGCCGCCCGGGCGCGGCTGGTCTTCCCCGTGGACCACGTCGTCTACGAGTGGATCCCGCGCGAGCGCAACAAGCACGCCGACCGGCTCGCCAACGAGGCCATGGACGCGGGGAAGCGGGGGCTGCCCTGGGAGCCCTCGGGACGCCCGCGGCCGGATGTCAGTGCCTCGGACGCCGCGGCGCCGGTGGAGCCGGCGCCGGTCGGTCCGGCCCCTGCGGAACCGCTCGGGGAACCGCTCGGGGAACCGAAGGCCGCGCCCCTCGGCTGGGCCGCGCCCGCCGACCTCGGGGCGCCGACGACGTTCGTCCTGCTCCGGCACGGCGAGACCGCGCTCACCCCGCAGAAGCGATTCTCCGGAAGCGGCGGTTCCGACCCCGGACTGTCGCCCGCCGGCCGCCGCCAGGCCGAGGCCGTCGCCGCCGCGCTGGCCGCGCGCGGCACGATCCAGGCCGTCGTCAGCTCGCCCCTGCGCCGCTGCCGTGAGACGGCGGGCGCGGTGGCGTCCCGCCTCGGACTCGACGTCCACATCGAAGAGGGGCTGCGCGAGGCCGACTTCGGCGCCTGGGAGGGCCTGACGTTCGCCGAGGTCCAGGAACGTCACCCGGCCGACCTCGACGCCTGGCTCGCCTCCACCAAGGCGGCCCCCACCGGCGACGGCGAGAGCTTCGCGGCCGTCGCCCGCCGCGTCGCCCTCGCCCGCGACCGCCTCCTCACCCGCTACGCGGGGCGGACGGTGCTGCTGGTGTCGCACGTGACCCCGATCAAGTCCCTGGTGCGGCTGGCACTTGGGGCCCCGCCGGAGTCGCTCTTCAAGATGGAGCTGTCGGCGGCGTCGCTGTCGGCAGTGGCCTATTACGCGGACGGGAACACGTCGCTGCGGCTGCTGAACGATACGTCGCACCTGCGCTGA
- a CDS encoding alpha/beta fold hydrolase, protein MAEIVLIPGFWLGAWVWEDVARALRAAGHRVHPVTLTGLAERAAEATPEVDVHTHTDDVVRVIEDGDLWDVVLVGHSGACVPVAGAAARIPDRIARIVYVDTGALPADMAVIDFNDPQTQSDWRDQVTKEGDGWRLPPPPFDPATAPDDLAGLSDDHLTRLRALSTPQPFATVTGTLDRPANPAEVPATVITCTFTPDQARTLAATGNPVFAPMARMDLHHLPTGHWPMLSRPADLAALLDKAAGSI, encoded by the coding sequence ATGGCCGAGATCGTTCTCATCCCCGGGTTCTGGCTGGGCGCATGGGTCTGGGAGGACGTGGCACGGGCACTGCGGGCGGCGGGACACCGCGTCCACCCGGTCACCCTGACCGGCCTGGCCGAACGGGCGGCCGAGGCGACGCCGGAGGTGGACGTCCACACGCACACCGACGACGTCGTCCGCGTCATCGAGGACGGTGACCTCTGGGACGTGGTGCTGGTGGGGCACAGCGGGGCGTGCGTGCCGGTCGCCGGAGCGGCGGCCCGGATCCCGGACCGGATCGCGCGGATCGTGTACGTGGACACGGGCGCACTGCCGGCGGACATGGCGGTGATCGACTTCAACGACCCGCAGACGCAGTCCGATTGGCGCGACCAGGTCACGAAGGAGGGCGACGGCTGGCGGCTCCCGCCCCCGCCGTTCGACCCGGCGACGGCCCCAGACGACCTGGCCGGCCTCTCCGACGACCACCTCACCCGCCTCCGCGCACTGTCCACCCCCCAGCCCTTCGCGACGGTGACCGGCACCCTGGACCGCCCCGCGAACCCCGCGGAGGTCCCCGCCACGGTCATCACCTGCACCTTCACCCCCGACCAGGCCCGCACCCTGGCCGCCACCGGCAACCCGGTCTTCGCCCCCATGGCCCGCATGGACCTCCACCACCTCCCGACGGGCCACTGGCCGATGCTCTCGCGTCCCGCGGACTTGGCGGCGCTGCTGGACAAGGCGGCCGGCTCGATCTGA
- a CDS encoding tyrosine-type recombinase/integrase: protein MTFEKKSEAQAYERKVREAKSQGIAVRPRHLKTTFKQWSAEWLVAKERKPGTQDSYERNMRNHISPEFGGMRLHKIEPTDVQRWINGLTAKGLAPATVHLVYKTFRACINSAVRKRVIPFSPCVDIDLPKLTKRRVIPASLAQVMGLYEELPKHYRALVLIGACCGLRSGEAFGLCRDAIDFDGGTLVVKRQVIKVRSKAVLVDGAKTETSFGREVPFPNLAKAVVLKHVEENVPSGRDLLFVTSRGNLIRRDAFYKQWNKARAAVGLPDGFRFHDLRHTFISTALKEGAPLSEVSLWVGHASEAETEGTYKHQVPGSAAAGRKFLDSVFTLTGTHFVPPPAVVEVEEYEEAA, encoded by the coding sequence AAGTCGGAAGCCCAGGCGTACGAGCGGAAGGTACGCGAAGCCAAGTCGCAGGGGATCGCTGTTCGGCCCCGGCACCTGAAGACCACGTTCAAGCAGTGGTCGGCCGAATGGCTCGTGGCCAAGGAACGGAAGCCCGGCACACAGGACTCGTACGAGCGGAACATGCGGAACCACATCTCCCCCGAGTTCGGCGGGATGCGGCTCCACAAGATAGAGCCCACCGACGTTCAGCGCTGGATCAACGGCCTGACAGCCAAGGGTCTTGCGCCTGCAACAGTCCACCTCGTCTACAAGACGTTCCGGGCCTGCATCAACTCGGCGGTCAGGAAACGGGTCATCCCCTTCTCTCCGTGCGTCGACATCGACCTTCCCAAGCTCACGAAGAGACGCGTCATACCCGCCTCCCTGGCCCAGGTCATGGGTCTCTACGAGGAGCTGCCCAAGCACTACCGAGCCTTGGTCCTGATCGGCGCATGCTGCGGACTCCGTTCGGGTGAAGCGTTCGGGCTCTGCCGGGACGCCATCGACTTCGATGGTGGGACCCTCGTGGTGAAGCGCCAGGTGATCAAAGTCAGGTCCAAAGCGGTACTGGTGGACGGTGCAAAGACGGAGACGTCGTTCGGCCGCGAGGTTCCGTTCCCCAACCTGGCCAAGGCCGTCGTCCTCAAGCACGTTGAGGAGAACGTTCCCAGCGGTCGGGACCTTCTCTTCGTGACCTCCCGGGGCAACCTCATCCGACGGGACGCCTTCTACAAGCAGTGGAACAAGGCCAGGGCAGCCGTCGGGCTGCCGGACGGGTTCAGGTTCCACGACCTCCGGCACACGTTCATCTCGACGGCGCTCAAGGAGGGCGCGCCGCTGTCGGAGGTGAGCCTGTGGGTAGGGCACGCGTCCGAGGCCGAGACCGAGGGGACGTATAAGCACCAGGTGCCCGGGTCTGCTGCGGCCGGGCGGAAGTTCCTGGACAGCGTCTTCACCCTCACCGGTACCCACTTCGTGCCGCCGCCCGCCGTGGTGGAGGTGGAGGAGTACGAGGAGGCGGCATGA